The genomic DNA GTCTACCAGTTCAACCCGCCAGTCACGCTCGCGATTCTTGCCGGCTTTATGTGCAACCGGCGCGTGATGGTTCAGGGCCTGCATGGCACGGGGAAGTCGTCGCATATCGAGCAGGTCGCGGCACGCCTGAACTGGCCCTGCGTGCGGATCAATCTCGACGGTCATATCAGCCGGCTCGATCTGGTCGGCAAGGATGCGATCGTCGTGCGCGATGGCGCGCAGGTGACCGAGTTTCAGGAGGGCATCGTGCCGTGGGCGCTGCAGCGGCCAGTCGCGCTCGTGTTCGACGAATACGATGCGGGGCGCCCCGATGTGATGTTCGTGATTCAGCGCATCCTTGAAACGGACGGCAAGTTCACGCTGCTCGATCAGAACCGCGTGATTCATCCGCATCCGGCGTTCCGGCTGTTTGCCACCGCCAACACGGTCGGGCTCGGTAACCTGAACGGGCTTTATCACGGTACGCAGGCGCTCAATCATGCGCAGATCGACCGCTGGAATGTGGTTGCTAATCTCGACTATCTGTCGCGTGACGACGAGATTCGCATTGTGCTGGCGCGTGTGCCCGAACTCGCCGATGCACGCGGCCGCGAGCTCGTCGAATCGATGGTGAGCGTGGCCGAGCTGACGCGCAAGGGCTTTGCGACCGGCGATCTGTCGACGCTGATGTCGCCGCGAACCGTGATCAACTGGGCGGAGAATATCGGCATCTTTCGCGATGCGGGGCTCGCGTTTTGCCTCACGTTCCTGAATAAATGCGATGAGGCCGAGCGGCCGATCGTGGCTGAATACTTTCAGCGGGCGTTCGACAAGGAGCTTCCGTCGTTCGAAGGCGCCGGCGCGCTTGCGGTGGAAACGCGATGAACGACACGGAGCGTGCCGCGATGCAGCGCGCCGCGCGGGCCGAAGCATTGCGCGCGGCGACCGTGCGCGCGCTTACCGGCGATGCGGCCTTGCATTACAGCGGTGGCCGGTTGTGCCGGAATATGACGCCGTTGCCGTTTCATGCACCACATCTTCGCGTCACGCAGGACGAGCGGGCGGCGATGGCGGCATCGGCGGGGCACGTGGTTGCATCGGCGTGCTCGTCCTCAGTGTCGTCCTCAGTTGCGTCCGCAGTGTGGTCCTCAGTTGCATCCTTCCGCGGCTCAGCCGATAGCGCCGCGTTGCGCACGCTTCATTCGGATACCGAATGGCACAGGCAGCACATGCCCGCCGATCCCGTCGAACGGCTGCTGTTCGAATCGTTTGAGCAGTTGCGTTGCGAATCGCTGCTGCCGCCCGGCATGCCGGGTCTCGCACACAATCTGCGCGCGCGTTTTGACGCGTGGTCGCGCGGCGTCTATCTGTCGGGTGTGATCGATGGCGATGCCGGCCTGCTGCTCTATACCGTCGCGCAGATGTGCTGGTCGCGTTTATCGGGCTGGCCGGTGCTGGAGGAAACCGAAGGGTTGATCGAAGCCACGCGTGCATCGATCGCGCCGGCGATCGGCGTGGCGCTTGCCGGCATGCGGCGCACGCGTCACGATCAACACGCCTTTGCGGTTCATGCGCTCGACCTTGCGCAGCGCGTAAGGTCGATGATGGACGCACGGCGCGCCGCCGGCCTCGAAGACGACGATGCCCAAAACCAGCAGAACGAAGAAGCGGCGCGCAACGCGTTTTCGCTCTTTCTCGAATTTGACGACGGTGATGACGAAGGCATCGCGCTCGCTCATACGGGCGAGAGCAGGGTGCTGCGCGCATCGGAGCACGGCTATCGCGTGTTCACGAACCGCTACGACCGCGAAGCTTATGCGGCGAGCTTCGTGCGCAAGGCGCTGCTTGCCGAATACCGCGAGCGTCTCGACGAACGCATCCGGGCGCAGCCCGTCAACGTTGCAAGGCTCGCGCGCATGCTGAAGGCGGCGCTTGCCGTGCCGGAACGCGACGACTGGTCGTTTGGCGAGGAAAGCGGGCGCATCGACGGCCGCCGGCTCGCGCAACTGGTCAGCTCGCCGGCCGAGCGGCGCCTGTTCCGTCTCGAGCGGCACACGCTGATTTCCGGAGCGATCGTCGGCTTTCTGATCGACTGCTCGGGCTCGATGAGAGCGCAGATCGAGCCCGTGGCAATGCTTGTGGACGTGCTTGCGCGTGCGCTCGATTGCGCTGGCATTGCGAGCGAAATTCTCGGCTTTACGACGGGCGCGTGGAACGGCGGGCGGGCGCGATCGGACTGGCTCGCTAACGGACGGCCCGAACATCCTGGGCGGCTCAACGAAGTGCTGAATCTCGTCTTCAAGGATGCCGACACGAGCTGGCGCCGCGCGCGTGCCGATATTGCCGCCTTGCTCAAAGGCGACCTGTTCCGCGAAGGTGTGGACGGCGAAGCGGTCGAATGGGCCTGCAACCGGATGCGCGCGCATGCGGCCAACCGCCGTGTGCTGATCGTCATATCGGATGGCAGTCCGATGGATGCGGCCACCCATCAGGCCAACGACGCGTACTACCTCGACAATCATCTGAAGCAGGTTGTCGCGCAGCAGCGCGCGTACGGCGATGTCGACGTGCTGGGTCTCGGCGTCGGGCTCGATTTGAGCCCGTATTACCGGTATTCGCTTGCGGTGGATCTGTCGGTTGCGCCCGATATGGCGTTGTTCTCCGAGGTGGTCCGCTGGATCGGCAAACCCGCGGCGGCCTGAGCCTGCACGCAGGTCACTGCGATCACATAGAAGATATCGTCGGCGCAGCAGCCTCGCGATAAATCGTTGGCCGGCTTGTGCAGGCCTTGCAGCAGCGGGCCGATCGCCTTCGCGCCGCCGATGCGCTCGGCGAGCTTGTAGCCGATATTCCCCGCATCGAGACTCGGAAAAATCAGCGTGTTCGCATGCCCCTCGACTTGCGAGTGATGCACCTTGCGCAGCGCGATTTCCGCGACGATCGCGGCATCGAGCTGCACATCGCCGTCGATCGCGAGGCCCGGTCGGGCCGCCTGCACGAGATGAGTGGCCGCCACGACCTTGTCGACGGCTGCGTGTTTCGCGCTGCCGCTCGTCGAAAACGACAGCATCGCGACGCGCGGTTCTTCCATCAGCAGACTGCGCGCGCTATCCGCGGCGGCCATCGCGATTTCCGACAACTGCTCCGCGTCGGGATCGACGACGAGCGCGCAGTCGGAAAAAATCAGCCCGCCTTTCATGGTGTGGAAGGGCTCGCACAACATCATCAGAAAGAAGCTCGAGACGAGCTTGAACGACGGGCGGACGCCGATCACCTGTATCGCCGTGCGCACGACGTCCGCGGTGGTGTTGACGGCGCCCGCAATCGATCCGTCCGCGTGACCGAGCCGTACCATCAGGTTCGCGAAGCACAGCGGATGCAGCACTTCGTGTTGCGCCTGCTCGAGCGTCATGCCTTTCTTGCTACGCAGAGCGAACAGTTCGTCGGCGCAGGCAGATGTGAACGCGGATGCGGCAGGATCGACGATGTCGATGCCGGCAAGATCGACGCTGGCTTTTTGCGCAGCATGCCGCGTGCGCTCGGGGTCGCCGACCAGCACGATGCGCGCAATGCCCGCGACAGTCGCGCGTTGCGCGGCCTCCAGAATCCGTGCGTCTTCGCTTTCGCACATCACGATACGCATCGGGTGCGCACGCGCCTGCTCGATGATCCGGTTGATCGCTTTCATGGCTGCGCCGTGCGGTTCGACTTCCTGGTCATCCTCATCGAATCGGCATTCCCGGCACGCGCGGTGTTGATCCGCGCGCGGCCGGAAATGCCGCGCTCATCCCACTCAGACGCGGACTTAGACGTAGTCCTTGTACTTGTCGAGCAGGCGCACGGGCTTCGAGAGCGCATCGCGGCGGAACGGATCGCCGAGTTCACGCGTGCACATGATTTCGACGATCGTGGTTTTGCCGTGATTCATCTGCATGTCGATCGCTTTCTTCAGCGCGGGGCCGACGTCTTCGAGCCTGTCGACGACGATGCCTTCGGCGCCCATCGCCTTCGCGATGCCCGCAAAGCTCGGGCTATCGAGTTCGCCGGCCACGAAACGCCGGTTGTAGAAGTCGACCTGGTTCTTCTTTTCCGCACCCCACTGGCGGTTATGGAACACGACCGCGGTGACAGGGATGTTGTGGCGCACGCAGGTGAGGGTCTCCATCAGGCTCATGCCCCATGCGCCGTCGCCCGCATAGGACACGGCCGGCCGGTGCGGCGCGGCGACCTTCGCGCCGATGATGGTCGGGAACGCGTAGCCGCAGTTGCCCCAGCTCATCGCGGCGAAGAAGCTGCGCGGCCGGTTAAAGCGCAGGTAGCTGTTGGCGATCGAATTGATGTTGCCGATGTCGGTGGACACCATCACGTCTTCCGGCATGGCTTTTTCGAGCTCGCGCAGCACCTGGCGCGGATGCAGATACTGGCCGCCGGTCGGCGTGCGTTCGTTTTTCTGTTCCTCGATCATGTCGAGGCTGAACGGGTCGCGTTCGTGCGTCCATTCGTCGAGTTCTTTTTCCCACGCGGCCTTTTCGGCGGCGATCTGGCTCGCACGCGCTTCGCGCGTCGCATCGCTGGTAAGCGTGCGGCCCTTCAGGCGCTCGGTCAGGGCAATGGCGGTGGCCTTCGCGTCGCCGCAAATGCCGACCGAAATCTTTTTGACGAGGCCGAGCATCTTGTGATCGGCGTCGATCTGGATGATTTTCGCGTTCTGCGGCCAGTATTCGAGGCCGTGCTGCGGCAGCGTGCCGAACGGCCCCAAGCGCGAGCCGAGTGCGATCACGAGATCGGCCTGCGCAAGCAGCTTCATGGCCGCCTTCGAGCCCTGGTAGCCGAGCGGTCCGCACCACAACGGATGACGTGCCGGGAACGAGTCGTTGTGCAGATAGCTGTTGACGACCGGCGCGCCGAGCCGCTCGGCCAGCGCCTTGCATTCGTCGATGGCATCGGCCATGACCACACCGCCGCCCGAGATGATGACGGGGAATTTCGCCTGCGCGATCAGATCGGCCGCTTCGTTAAGGCGCTGATCGCCGCCGGCGCCGCGGTCGAGCCGCTGCGGCTGCGGAATCTCAGCCTTGATCTGGCCGTAGAAGTAGTCGCGCGGAATGTTGAGCTGCGTCGGGCCCATCTCGGACATCGCGCGGTCGAAGCAGCGGGCCGTGAACTCGGCCATGCGCGCGGGGTGCGTAACGTGCCCCTGGTACTTGGTGAACTCCTGGAACATCGGCAACTGCTTCGCTTCCTGGAAGCCGCCGAGGCCGATGCCCATCGTGCCCGCTTCGGGCGTCACGACGACGACGGGGCTATGCGCCCAGTAGGCCGCCGCGATCGCGGTGACGCAATTGCTGATGCCGGGGCCGTTCTGGCCGATGACCACACCGTGGCGCCCCGAGACGCGCGCATAGCCGTCGGCCATATGGCCCGCGCCCTGTTCGTGGACCACGGGAATGAGGCGAATACCGGCCGGCGCGAAGATGTCCATCGCGTCCATAAACGCGGAGCCCATGATGCCGAACATGTCTGTCACGCCGTTGGCGGCGAGGGTTTCGACGAACGCCTCGGAAGGCGTCATGGCCTGCGGACCGGTGACGGTGGCCGTGCTGGGGTTCGAATGCGCCTGATCGTGCTCGCTCATGGTGTCTCCGTACTTACATTAAACGGAACGAAATGTTCCTGAATATTTGTGCATGAGACGAATGTAGGTCATCGATAGTTCGTCGTCAACCTGTTTCGACAAATAAACGGTACGTATTGTCTCTAAAAATTTGATGGATGGTCGTGGACAAGAGGGTGGCGGCCGTGCGGCCGGCACTTTCGTGGCGCAACCCCGTCGCGCGGTAGTGACCCTCGCCGCGCCGATCGTCAGCCCTTGCCATCCGCGACAAATCGGAACGCGGTAAACGCCTGACAAAAATCCGGGTTACCTGGTATGCACCTTGGGATTAGGGTTCCGCCATGAAAGCTTTAAGTCCCTCTTTAAAGCGGCCAATCCGTCAGTGCTGGTTCATATTCAATTCGGATATTCGCATGGGATAACTAACGATTAAATTCGGCAAGACATTTAATTTGCTTTTTTTGAACAGGAAGATTTCGTAGTGTTTGGGTGGCGATTTAACGAGTGCGCTTCGCGCTGGGACGCTTTGCTTCGTCAGCCCTCGCGCCACGCATGTGTTTATGCACTAGCCTTGCTTTCCAGCGCAACCGCCACACTGAGGTCGAATCGCCGTGTGACCAGAATCGACTGCTGCTAATCGAGGGTTGAATGATTAGTCTGAAGATTGATTTGCCACATCAGTAGTGCCAAGAACTGAATAACTTGGGAACTGGCATGAGAAACCGATACGAAATAATCGATGCATTGCGCTTTATTCTCGCCGCGTGGGTGGCGATAGGGCACCTCGGCCATTTCCCCATTTTCGGCAAGCAGGCGATCGGCGCGACCGGCGCCATTCATTCGCTCGATCGATTCACGCATACGTTGATATGGGGCCTGCCGGCGGTCATGGCGTTTTTCGTGATATCGGGTTTTTGCATCCACACGCCGTTCAGGCGGCCCGGCAAGATTCCCATCCTGAGGTTCTACCTGCGGCGCTATATCCGCGTGCTTGCGCCGGTCGTGGTGACCGTGTTGCTGATGTCGCATCTGTTCCCGGAGATGCATATCCTCGGCAGCGATTCGATCTTGTGGAAGAGCATGCTGTGGAGCCTTGTCTGCGAGGAGATCTACTACGCGGTTTATCCGGTGCTTCGCGCGATTCGCTTCAAGGTGGGCTGGTGGCCCGTGATGGGCGTCACGATAGCGACGAGCATCGTGCTATCCGATGTTTATCACCGGGCACCCGAATGGTCCGATATCGGTCCGGTCGCGACCGCGCTGATCCTGTTTCCCGTCTGGATCAGCGGGTGCATCCTCGCTGAAAAGGCACACGCGCTAAAACCGTTGGAAAGCGCCTGGACGATATGGTCGTGGCGCATGGCCGCTTGGCTCACGATGTGGGTCAGCGAGTTCCTGCTGTTCCATGTGGGCGTTTCGAAGGTCGTGAGCATGATGTACGTCGGCGGCGTGGCGTATTTCTGGATTCGCGCGGAGATCGCGTATCACAAGGACCGGGCGGCGTCTCCGGTGCTCGCGGCGGCCGGTGCGTTCAGTTATTCGTTGTATCTGGTCCACCCGAGCGTCCTCGAAGGCGTGAAGCGTTACGTGCCCGCGGTCGATGAATACACGCGTTCGGGATGGCTGTTTACGGCGATATTGACGCTCGTGTACGCGTACATTTTTTATCTGCTGATCGAGGCGCCGTCGCATCGGCTTGCCAAGGGCGTCAAGCTTTCGCCGGTAAAGCCGGCGGTCGTGACCAAAGAACTGGTTTAGGCGGGTCAGCGTGGGATCAGGCCGGGGTCAGGCGAGGGGGACAAAAATCGGCAATATTTGCACGCGCGATTGCTGCGATTATTGCGTCAAATTCGCGTCAAATGAAAGGAACGGGCGGAAAGCCGGGGCGGGATTCGCCTCAACGGGATAGAAATGCGGCTCGCGGGCGAGATAACGCTGCAAGGTCCAGCCATATGAACTAATATCGCCGGTTTGACCTTTTGTGTAAACGCTGAATCAGATATGTCCACGCCGCCGAAGATTATCTACACCCTCACCGATGAAGCTCCCGCGCTTGCCACATACTCGCTGCTACCGATCGTCAAAGCTTTTACGCGATCGTCGGGCATCACGGTCGAAACCCGTGACATCTCGCTCGCGGGCCGCATCATCGCTGCATTTCCTGACGTTCTGAAAGCTGAGCAGAAGGGTTCCGACGATCTCGCGGAACTCGGCGAGCTCACCACGCGTCCCGAAGCGAACATCATCAAGCTGCCGAATATCAGCGCATCTGTGCCGCAGTTGAAAGACGCGATCACTGAACTGCGCGATCTCGGATACAAGCTGCCGTCGTATCCCGACCAGGCTAAAACCGACGCCGAAAAAGACGTCAAGGCGCGTTACGACAAGATCAAGGGCAGCGCCGTGAATCCGGTCTTGCGCGAGGGCAATTCGGATCGCCGCGCGCCGCTGTCGGTGAAGAACTATGCGCGCAAGCATCCGCACAAGATGGGCGCGTGGAGCGCGGAATCGAAGACGCACGTGTCGAGCATGAGCCACGGCGATTTTTACGGCAGCGAGAAGTCGGCGCTGATCGGCGAGGCGGGCAGCGTTCGCATCGAACTGACGGCGGCCGACGGCGCGAAGACGGTGCTGAAAGAGAAGGTGGCGGTGCGCGCGGGCGAGATCATCGACGCGTCCGTGATGAGTCGCAAGGCACTGCGCACGTTCCTCGAAGCGCAGATCGCCGATGCGAAGGAAAAGGGCGTGCTGTTCTCCGTGCACCTGAAAGCGACCATGATGAAGGTCTCGGACCCGATTCTGTTCGGCGAGGTCGTGTCGGCTTTCTACAAGGATGTGCTGGCTAAACACGCGGATACGCTGGCTGCGGCGGGCTTCAATCCGAACAACGGCATTGGCGATCTGTACGCACGGCTCGGCGATCTGCCAGCGAGCGTGCGCGACGCGATCGAAGCGGATATCGCTGCGCAATACGCACAGCGCCCGAGCCTCGCGATGGTCAATTCGGACAAGGGCATTACCAATCTGCACGTGCCGAGCGATGTGATTATCGACGCGTCGATGCCTGCGATGATTCGCGAGTCGGGCAAGATGTGGGGCGTGGACGGCGCGCTGTACGACGCGAAGGCGGTCATTCCGGACCGCTGCTATGCCGGCGTCTACCAGGCGACGATCGAAGACTGCAAGCAGCATGGCCCGTTCGACCCGATCACGATGGGCAGCGTGCCGAACGTCGGCCTGATGGCGCAGGCGGCCGAAGAGTACGGTTCACACGACAAGACTTTCCAGATCGCGGCCGACGGTGTGGTGCGCGTGACCGACGCGGCCGGCAAGGTGCTGCTCGAGCACACCGTTCAAACCGGCGACATCTGGCGTTTGTGCCAGACCAAGGATGCGGCCGTGCAGGACTGGGTCAAGCTCGCGGTCAATCGCGCGCGTGCTTCGCACACGCCGGCGGTGTTCTGGCTGGACGCTAACCGCGCGCACGATGCGCAGCTGATCAAAAAGGTCGAGAACTACCTCCAGCAGCACGACGTGAGCGGCCTCGATATCCGTGTGCTGGCGCCGGTCGACGCGACGCGTTTCTCGCTTGAGCGTATTCGCGCGGGCAAGGACACGATTTCGGTGACCGGCAACGTGCTGCGCGATTACCTGACGGATCTGTTCCCGATCATGGAACTCGGCACCAGCGCGAAGATGCTGTCGATCGTGCCGCTGATGGCCGGTGGCGGCATGTTCGAAACCGGCGCGGGTGGCTCGGCGCCGAAGCATGTCCAGCAGCTGGTGCAGGAAGGTTTCCTGCGCTGGGATTCGCTTGGCGAGTTTCTCGCGCTGGCGGCGTCGCTCGAGCATCTGGGCGCCGCATACGGCAATGCGAAGGCCAAGGTGCTGGCCACTACGCTCGATGAAGCGACGGGCAAGCTGCTCGACCTGAACCGGTCGCCGGCGCGCAAGGTCGGCGGAATCGACAATCGCGGCAGCCATTTCTATCTGAGCCTGTATTGGGCCGAGGCGCTGGCGAAGCAGACCGACGACGCCGAACTGAGCGCGCAATTCAAGGGCGTCGCTGCGGCGCTGGCCGAGAATGAGGCGCGCATCGTCGAAGAACTGGCGGCCGCGCAAGGTAAGCCCGTGAATATCGGCGGTTACTATCGCCCGAACACCGACCTCGCGGGCAAGGCCATGCGGCCGAGCTCGACGATGAATCGCGTGATCGACGCCATCGCGTAATGCAACATGGAGGCGGCTATCGAAGCCGCCTCCTGAATTCTCCGGCAATCCAATCCGCGCGACGGGTTGCCGATTCGCTCCTCTCCCGCCAACCGCCTCTTCTTTACTGTCTCAGCGTAAGGCGACGACTTCCACGTAACGCTGATGATGGTTTGGCGACCATGCAGCTTTCACCCCTGCAGACTTTCAGTCTTTGAGCCCCGGTCTCCGCACGGATGCGCGGAGCAGACACAGCGACGCAGCGAGCAAGACGAGATCCTTAAGCAGAAACTGGCCAGGCGCAGCGGAAATTGCCGGAAAACCGCCCGCAGTCGGTTCTGCTACACCGGGTGTGCTCAAAAAGAAGGTGAGCGTAATGAGGTACGTCATTGCGGACATCGCTGCCCCCAACGCGGAGAAGAACGGCTTGAACGCGCCAATGATGAGCGCAGCAGCGGTCGATAACTCCAGCACGCCAATGACCTCGCTCGCCCCTCTGACACCGAACACCGTGTGCAGCCAACTCATAAAGGGACTATGCGCGATGAACGGAGCGATCCCGTTTGCTTCGTACATCGTGAATTTCATGCCGCCGAACCAGAGAAAGACGACGACAAGCGCCCACCTGAGCAGAACAAATACAGATAGGGATCCAACGCTCTTTTCAGCGATTTGTAGACGAAGTTGATTTTCACCATGGGTCATTTGCGGTCTCTCTTTCAAGTCAGTTGTATATGCTTGCCGTCAGGCAACGATCTGATGCGCTGGAAGCGCGTCATCTGTTTGCGTGCCTGACGCACCGGATTACTTCACTCCGACGCTCAGCGCCTTGTCGTCGTTATCGACCATCAGCACCGTCAGCAGCTTCGCGGATTTCGTCTTGCTCGCATTGCGGCTAACACGGTGCAGGGCACCAGGTTCCCCATAAAAGCATTCCCCGGTGTGATAGACCCGCTTCGGGCCGTCGCTCACTTGCGACTCGATAGCGCCTGAGACGACGTAGCCAAAGATGAAGACTGACTTTGCATCCTCCTGCGACAGAGCATCTCCGCCGGGGGCATAGTCAGCGACCACCACAGTCAACGACTTGCCGGGAATGCAGGGGAAAAACAATTTCATCCGTTGCCAGCCTTCAGGAGTGGGTCGAAGTTTTCGGATTGTGCGGTATCGATGGAAGGGCTACCCGGTATTACTTAAGCGGGGTGGTCAGCGCCTTGTCGTCGGTATCCACTACGAACACCGCGAGCAGCTTCGCGGGTTTTGTGCGGCTCGCATTGCGGCTAACACGGTGCACTCCGCCGGGTTCCTCGAAGAAGCTTTCGCCTGCGTGATAGACCCGCTTCGGGCCGTCGTTCACCTGCGACTCGATAGCGCCCGAGACGACGTAGGCATAGATGAAGGCCGACTTCGCATGCTCGTGCGACGGCGACGCTCCGCCCGGGGCATAGTCCACGACTACGGCGATCAACGACTTGCCGGGAATGTTGGAAATAGGGTGATCAAAGGTTGGCATGACCTTTTCGCCGGAGCCATGTGCCGCAGCCGGCCACGCTGCAAGAAGCGCCAGGGCCGCAAACGAAGCACCCATCCAGGATCGAATCTTCATGAACATGCTCTCCTTTAGAACCGTGTTTAAGACCCTCGTATCGTTGCTTTTTATGCCTGGGCGCAAATAATAAAATCGAAGGTCACGTTTAATAGTGAGGACGGCAATCGAGATAACAGGCGCAACGTATCGCGTTCTTCATCCATTTTAAGATCACGTCGACCTTTATTCACGGCATCATGAGTACATAGTTGCTATACGCTGGTATGGGCGACGGCAATACGGCTTGGACCTTAGAATTGCGACGAGCGATGCGAGCAAAGATGATTCGCAGATCCGACCTGGACAGATGTGCCACGAACTGTGCACACGCTGTACCTACACGGCCGTTTTAATTCTTGAATCATCGGCACACCATAGTCAATAAGGGATGCAGATAATCGCATCCCTTTGTCGTGAAGCTTCGATGGTGCGTTAAAGGAGACGCGTGCTGGGCGGCGCCTTCTTCGCTCGAGCGAGCCACAACGCGCGGTCCGGCCTGCAACACATGAGTCTCGCTCCCGACGAGGCGACCTCTGCAGGTCCAGGCCGTCGATAGACGGACGGATCGTCCAGGCTGTTTTGATCCTTTTTCGCTTTTTCTTGAGCGAATCCAGTCTCGAAAAGGCTATCGCGGCCGCCTAAAGTAGAGGCTCACAACTACCTGATGAGGGTTCGCACCACGAGCGGTAACGGTAGTCCTGCTGTCGGATCCACCACCCGCGACGATGTCGAATGCCTGCGGGGCGGATAAGCCGGCTTGCCGGGCGCATATAGCGCTGCTCAACGTGAATCCATCACCTGCACATAGGAACGCTCATGACAAACGAAATCACCACGACCAACGCGGTCATCGAATCGATGCTGAGCCGCAGCGCCGCCAAGTACTACGACGCCTCTGCCACCTTGAGCGACGATGTAATCCGCGATCTCGTGCAAATCGGCACTTCGGCGCCGACGTCCTTCCACTTGCAAAACTGGCGCTTCATCGCGGTACGCACACCTGAAGCCAAAGCACGGCTCAAGCCGATTGCGTGGAACCAGCCTGCGATTACCGATGCGGCGGTGACTTTTATCGTCTGTGGCCAGTTAGTCGATACGAGCGTCATCCCGGAGCGTCTGGCGCCGCTGGTCAAAGCGGGCGTCATGCCGGCAAGCATGGTGCCGGAATGGGAAATCCCCGCACGCAATCTGTATATGGCGTACCCGCAGCGCCGGCGCGACGAGGCAGTTCGTAGCGCGACCTTCGGCGCAGCCGCGATGATCTATGCGGCCCGCTCGCTAGGCCTGGGGTCGACGCCGATGATCGGCTTCGATGCCGATGCGGTGCATCGCGAGTTCGGACTCGCTGACGACGAAGTGCCGGTCATGCTGTTGTCGGTCGGACCGGAACGTGCCGGGAACTGGGCGCAGAAGCCGCGCCGTCCGGTGGCCGATGTGCTGGACCTCGTTTAATTTTCTTGTGAAGCATTCATCTACGGAGATCATGATGCCGAGAATTACCTTGCCCACGCCGGAACAAGTGCCGGCCGATTCGAAGCCGACGCTCGATGCGTTCACCAAAAACATCGGGTTCACCCCGACCATGATGGCGATATTCGCGCAGAGCCCGATCGCGTTCAACTCATGGGCCACGTTGCTCGGCTCCCTGAGCAAGGCGCTCGACGTGAAGACGCGCGACAGCATCGGTCTCGCGGTCTCGGAAGTGAACGGCTGCAACTACTGCCTGACGGTTCACAGCTTTACGGCCGAGCATATGGCCCGTCTTCCGGCCGATGAAATCATTCTTGCGCGGAAGGGCCATGCCACCGATCCAAAGCGCGACGCCGCGGTGCAGTTTGCGCGCAAAGTCATCGAGACGCGCGGCAAGGTCAGTGACGCCGATCTGAAGGCGGTCCGCGATGCGGGCTACACCGATGCGAATGTCATGGAGATCATCGCGCTGGTGGCCCAGTACTCGCTGACGAACTTTTTCAACAACGTGTTCGATCCCGA from Paraburkholderia edwinii includes the following:
- a CDS encoding NADP-dependent isocitrate dehydrogenase gives rise to the protein MSTPPKIIYTLTDEAPALATYSLLPIVKAFTRSSGITVETRDISLAGRIIAAFPDVLKAEQKGSDDLAELGELTTRPEANIIKLPNISASVPQLKDAITELRDLGYKLPSYPDQAKTDAEKDVKARYDKIKGSAVNPVLREGNSDRRAPLSVKNYARKHPHKMGAWSAESKTHVSSMSHGDFYGSEKSALIGEAGSVRIELTAADGAKTVLKEKVAVRAGEIIDASVMSRKALRTFLEAQIADAKEKGVLFSVHLKATMMKVSDPILFGEVVSAFYKDVLAKHADTLAAAGFNPNNGIGDLYARLGDLPASVRDAIEADIAAQYAQRPSLAMVNSDKGITNLHVPSDVIIDASMPAMIRESGKMWGVDGALYDAKAVIPDRCYAGVYQATIEDCKQHGPFDPITMGSVPNVGLMAQAAEEYGSHDKTFQIAADGVVRVTDAAGKVLLEHTVQTGDIWRLCQTKDAAVQDWVKLAVNRARASHTPAVFWLDANRAHDAQLIKKVENYLQQHDVSGLDIRVLAPVDATRFSLERIRAGKDTISVTGNVLRDYLTDLFPIMELGTSAKMLSIVPLMAGGGMFETGAGGSAPKHVQQLVQEGFLRWDSLGEFLALAASLEHLGAAYGNAKAKVLATTLDEATGKLLDLNRSPARKVGGIDNRGSHFYLSLYWAEALAKQTDDAELSAQFKGVAAALAENEARIVEELAAAQGKPVNIGGYYRPNTDLAGKAMRPSSTMNRVIDAIA
- a CDS encoding carboxymuconolactone decarboxylase family protein; its protein translation is MPRITLPTPEQVPADSKPTLDAFTKNIGFTPTMMAIFAQSPIAFNSWATLLGSLSKALDVKTRDSIGLAVSEVNGCNYCLTVHSFTAEHMARLPADEIILARKGHATDPKRDAAVQFARKVIETRGKVSDADLKAVRDAGYTDANVMEIIALVAQYSLTNFFNNVFDPEKDFPAVAPAGSI
- a CDS encoding YkgB family protein, whose translation is MTHGENQLRLQIAEKSVGSLSVFVLLRWALVVVFLWFGGMKFTMYEANGIAPFIAHSPFMSWLHTVFGVRGASEVIGVLELSTAAALIIGAFKPFFSALGAAMSAMTYLITLTFFLSTPGVAEPTAGGFPAISAAPGQFLLKDLVLLAASLCLLRASVRRPGLKD
- a CDS encoding cupin domain-containing protein, which encodes MKIRSWMGASFAALALLAAWPAAAHGSGEKVMPTFDHPISNIPGKSLIAVVVDYAPGGASPSHEHAKSAFIYAYVVSGAIESQVNDGPKRVYHAGESFFEEPGGVHRVSRNASRTKPAKLLAVFVVDTDDKALTTPLK
- a CDS encoding nitroreductase family protein, whose product is MTNEITTTNAVIESMLSRSAAKYYDASATLSDDVIRDLVQIGTSAPTSFHLQNWRFIAVRTPEAKARLKPIAWNQPAITDAAVTFIVCGQLVDTSVIPERLAPLVKAGVMPASMVPEWEIPARNLYMAYPQRRRDEAVRSATFGAAAMIYAARSLGLGSTPMIGFDADAVHREFGLADDEVPVMLLSVGPERAGNWAQKPRRPVADVLDLV
- a CDS encoding cupin domain-containing protein, giving the protein MKLFFPCIPGKSLTVVVADYAPGGDALSQEDAKSVFIFGYVVSGAIESQVSDGPKRVYHTGECFYGEPGALHRVSRNASKTKSAKLLTVLMVDNDDKALSVGVK